From the Thermococcus sp. genome, the window CCTCTTCCTCGACTTCTTCCTGCACAAACTCCCACATCTCAAGGTGCCTTTTCAGAATTTCCACGTGTTCCCTGCTTATCTCCGCAAGCCAGCGGAACAATCTTCTAGTTCTTTCGGACTTTGCCCGCATGCTGAGCTCCGAGTAAAGCCTTGCCGTTGCTTCCTCCGCATCTATCGCGTATCTGTAGTAGTCCTCGACTCTAGAATCCGGCTCAGTTAGTACCCTTTCTAAGAACCCCATTGCGACCTCAATCTCGCTCAGTCCCCTTGTGTTCGCGGGCACACGAACTTTTTCGAGCAACTTTGCGTTTCTCTCTGCGTGGCTCGCGAGCAGTTTAAGGTCGTCCCTGAAGTCCCTTGGAACGAGCGGAATGAGGGCCCTGTAGAGTTCGGCCTTTTTCATCTCAATCCTCGCTAGGTCCATGTTGATCACCATGTTTAGTAACAGAAAGTTAATAAAAATCTTTCGGACTTTTGTGATTATGCACAAGGCTTAAAAGGAATTCGGCCCCCCTAACTCGGGGGTGAGAAGTTGCAGATAGCCGTGAGCGGTGGAAAAGGAGGCACTGGG encodes:
- a CDS encoding ferritin family protein, with the translated sequence MVINMDLARIEMKKAELYRALIPLVPRDFRDDLKLLASHAERNAKLLEKVRVPANTRGLSEIEVAMGFLERVLTEPDSRVEDYYRYAIDAEEATARLYSELSMRAKSERTRRLFRWLAEISREHVEILKRHLEMWEFVQEEVEEEDIPEDLLEQWFEDIDL